A single window of Callithrix jacchus isolate 240 chromosome 6, calJac240_pri, whole genome shotgun sequence DNA harbors:
- the ZDBF2 gene encoding DBF4-type zinc finger-containing protein 2 isoform X2, with the protein MIPDGSSQIQEVMKNSGKHLFSAQHRSLTRQSRRQICTSSLMERFLQDVLQHHPYHCQENSSAQNETNLNTGSSSEVVHSNDDFSEEEEEDENEVKDEDATEKRPSEASEPIEELHSRPHKSQEGTKEVSVRPSVIQKLEKGQQQPLEFVHKIGASMEKCNPGDIAQATNNGSNLVRPPVICNAPASCLPESSNGRPVTTNSTGLPPAVHLDSASKCDPNKVDNYLEQPDRASRNPVPSSHLENSSVLRQKPKESNRKSLRVNSDKLVLRKDVKSQGKTLSAGLKFHERVGTKGLLKIKSPSKLAVNPSKTDMFSNKGIFEDTIPKHREKFFSNMDCTQEEKHLVFNKKAFLDQKCSVSSAMKFACSSLQSASDQPRESAQDLNLWKEERIDQEDNYESRESEMSFDCSSSFYSLTDQSKMNAKEINLSKKVRAAVPYKNNKSSISEVSSDCDDVLQLATNQSQISLQNTMRISLVDQSYESSSSETNFDFDASPQSTSDDYPQQSVKEVNLPKEAHIGLVDKNYGSSSSELSADSVFPLQSVVDQPSVAVTETKLRKKAHTGLVDNYGSSCSETSFDCDVSLDHPRMTVKGRNLKGRQVHLKHKKRKPSRAKAHLGCDVSLGTVANESQRAVVKMNLLKEKNADLMDINYESQGPEMGFHADAQLVADQSQVAVTEIDLQKVDVDLENKSVQSSSTSLSSDSPASLYHSAHDEPQGALDEVNLKELNIDMEVKSYDCSSSELTFDSDPPLLSVTEQSQLDAEGKERHLDLEDESCESDSSEITFDSDIPLYSVVDQPEVAVYEEETVDLESKSNESCVSEITFDSDIPLHSGNDHPEVAVKEVIQKEEYIHLERKNDEPSGSEINSDSYAPLHSVTNSPEVAVKKLYPQKEEQVHLENKENEPTNSEVSLDYNIMFHSVTGHSEDPIKEINLHKKEHMYLENKSVFETGLDSGISLQSAMHKPEVIVKETWLQREKYTEFQDRSAEFSGSKTSLDSGVPHYSVTEPQLAVNKKNRKKQCVIENKNDKCSGSEIILDSNIPPQSMTDQPQQAFLREEYVNLKDRNSKSSDSKITFNSEQLQEAVKKIDQWKEEVIGLKNKINQPNTSKSIHDSDVSVQSVADQPQVAIKHVNLGNENHMYLEVKNSQHSCSEMNVDSDFLVQSVVSRPQVTVLEQEQIELEDKHNQCCSSEVSFDSDDPLQSVADRLRETVKEISLWKDEDVDMEDRRDEAKGFEIMYDSDVLQSVAAQPEEVVKEAGLWKEHADLKNKIVKPTDSKINFDSHEPLQSMTSNIQGVNQELNLLVEEHVCLDEKSYAPRDSEIIYVSNIPLQSVIKQPHVLEGEHANLEDKSSDSCSPEEGSDFSDSFQTVADGLQKSVKEINLWKEDHIYLEDKSYKLGDFDVSCTSHIPVQFVTDQSSVSVEEINLQKKDHNDLEKKNCKTCGSEIKCDSCVRLQSKVDQPQVTYKEADLQKEEHVVMEEKTDEPMDSEMMYDSDVPFQIVVNQFQGSDKETQLPKVVLVNVMPSDGDYEVISDDTPLQLVTDPPQLTVKDINCINSECMDIEDKSCDSFGSEVRCSCKASSPSTTSQCKETFKIINRKKDYIILGEPSCQSCGSEMNFNVDASNQSMTYESQEPDKKMVKYIDSEDNNCGYNGSKGKFNLEDTSHRKTHRMQKAHKEANLWKDPRNASLKSKSCQSSASAVDFGDSSKSALHRRADKRKLSKLKHGDLESVSRELVDFEMNFQCAPPLPSDTHQPQETVKKRHPCRKVSFDLKEKNCDSQPSSVPEVDSVRNLKKAKDIIEENSDEPVLEALPHVPPSFVGKTWSQIMREDDLKINALVKEFREGRFHCYFDDDCETTKVFPKKKRVTWADLKGKEDTAPIQALSESDDTVRGSSDIDDLSVAFDQPCHHHPPAENPSTQKWPVASECQTANISHSTQTSCKNYPVLKRKIIRQEEDPPKSKCSRLQDDRKTKKNVKIGTKVEFPASCTKVLKPMQPKALVCVLSSLNIKLKEGEGPQFPKMRHHSWDNDIQFICKYKRNIFDYFEPLIKHIVVNVVVPPLNVVVPEVERHNWVKIHFNRSNLNSSAGDNDADGQSSASVPLMAAPARYGFNSHQRTSDSSLFLEESKVLQVREVPKKSNFQLTFLNHDVVKNHLNYPESVRTKFLGSKSKKKIHEKKVTASGRKLGFPKKVSKPIISQKKTRKASEKQSPSIWTKPSEVIRKYMSKYSAFLYHRCQSRYAFFGMYPKKETVISRLKKAKRTANVLSHSSVPPAGAEELSGAIANPPPKLPVHSSRRACSSRPAPPSRPAPPSIPALSSRPAPSSRPACSSRPARSSRPVRFSSRIAKREEEKRSEKCQSQKKTSSGPVRAYNLRSSSCSQPCERMMTRLANKLRGNEVK; encoded by the exons atgattcCCGATGGAAGCTCACAGATACAGGAAGTAATGAAGAACAGTGGAAAG catttgTTCAGTGCTCAGCACAGGAGTCTGACCAGACAGAGTAGACGTCAAATATGTACCAGTAGTTTGATGGAACGTTTCTTACAAGATGTACTGCAGCACCATCCATATCATTGTCAAGAGAACAG ttCAGCACAAAATGAGACAAATTTGAATACTGGGTCATCGTCTGAAGTGGTGCATTCGAATGACGATTTttctgaagaagaggaagaggatgagaATGAGGTTAAGGATGAGGATGCTACTGAAAAGAGACCCTCCGAGGCTTCTGAGCCTATTGAAGAGTTGCATTCCAGACCCCATAAATCTCAGGAAGGCACAAAGGAGGTTTCAGTTCGACCATCAGTTATTCAAAAACTGGAGAAGGGACAGCAGCAGCCTTTGGAGTTTGTTCATAAAATTGGGGCCAGTATGGAAAAATGTAATCCAGGAGATATTGCTCAGGCTACAAATAATGGAAGCAACTTGGTACGCCCACCAGTGATTTGTAATGCTCCTGCTAGTTGTTTACCTGAAAGCTCTAATGGTAGACCAGTTACAACTAATTCAACTGGTTTACCACCAGCAGTTCATTTGGATTCAGCTAGCAAATGTGACCCAAACAAAGTGGACAACTATCTTGAACAGCCAGACAGGGCCTCTAGAAATCCTGTGCCATCATCTCATCTGGAAAATTCTTCAGTTTTGCGTCAGAAACCTAAAGAATCAAATAGGAAATCTTTACGTGTAAATTCGGATAAGTTGGTTTTGCGGAAAGATGTAAAATCTCAGGGTAAAACTTTGTCAGCTGGCTTGAAATTCCATGAACGTGTGGGTACTAAGGGcttattaaaaattaagtctCCTTCCAAATTAGCAGTAAACCCGAGTAAAACTGACATGTTTTCTAATAAAGGAATCTTTGAAGATACTATTCCAAAGCATCGTGAGAAATTCTTTTCTAATATGGATTGTACCCAAGAAGAAAAGCATTTGGTTTTTAACAAGAAAGCCTTTTTGGATCAGAAGTGCTCAGTGAGTTCTGCCATGAAGTTTGCTTGTAGCTCTCTTCAGTCAGCATCTGATCAGCCCCGAGAGTCTGCACAAGATTTAAATCTTTGGAAAGAAGAGCGAATTGACCAAGAAGATAACTATGAATCTAGAGAATCAGAAATGAGTTTTGATTGCAGTTCCTCTTTTTATTCACTGACTGACCAATCTAAAATGAATGCCAAAGAAATAAACCTTTCCAAGAAAGTACGTGCTGCTGTACCATATAAGAATAACAAATCTTCTATTTCTGAAGTAAGTTCTGATTGCGACGATGTTCTTCAGTTGGCTACCAACCAATCCCAAATAAGTCTTCAGAATACAATGCGTATTAGCCTGGTTGACCAAAGCTATGAATCTAGTAGTTCTGAAACAAATTTTGATTTTGATGCTTCACCTCAGTCCACTAGTGATGATTACCCTCAACAATCTGTAAAAGAAGTAAACCTTCCTAAGGAAGCACACATTGGTTTGGTTGACAAGAACTATGGTTCTAGTAGCTCTGAATTAAGTGCTGATTCTGTTTTCCCACTTCAGTCAGTGGTTGACCAGCCCTCAGTGGCTGTCACAGAAACAAAACTTCGGAAGAAAGCTCATACTGGCTTGGTTGACAACTATGGATCGAGTTGTTCTGAAACAAGTTTTGATTGTGATGTTTCTCTTGATCATCCGCGAATGACTGTCAAAGGAAGAAACCTGAAAGGTAGACAAGTTCACCTAAAACATAAGAAGCGTAAACCCAGTAGGGCTAAAGCACATCTTGGTTGTGATGTCTCACTTGGGACAGTTGCAAATGAATCCCAGAGGGCTGTTGTGAAGATGAATCTTCTGAAGGAGAAGAATGCTGACCTTATGGATATAAACTATGAATCCCAGGGTCCTGAAATGGGTTTTCACGCTGATGCTCAATTAGTGGCTGACCAATCTCAAGTAGCAGTTACAGAAATAGACCTTCAGAAAGTGGATGTTGACCTTGAGAATAAGAGTGTTCAGTCTAGCAGTACTTCTCTAAGTTCTGATTCTCCAGCTTCTCTTTATCATTCAGCCCACGATGAGCCTCAAGGAGCTTTGGATGAAGTAAATCTTAAAGAGTTAAATATTGACATGGAAGTTAAGAGCTACGATTGCTCCAGCTCTGAACTGACTTTTGATTCTGACCCACCTCTTCTGTCAGTTACTGAGCAGTCTCAGCTGGATGCCGAAGGAAAAGAACGGCACCTTGACCTGGAAGATGAGAGCTGTGAGTCAGATAGTTCTGAAATAACATTTGATTCTGATATTCCTCTTTATTCAGTAGTTGACCAGCCTGAAGTAGCTGTTTATGAGGAAGAAACTGTTGATCTGGAAAGTAAAAGTAATGAATCTTGTGTTTCTGAAATAACTTTTGATTCTGATATTCCTCTTCATTCAGGAAATGATCACCCTGAAGTAGCTGTTAAAGAAGTAATTCAGAAAGAAGAGTACATTCACTTAGAAAGGAAGAATGATGAACCCAGTGGTTCTGAAATAAATTCGGACTCCTATGCCCCTCTTCATTCAGTGACTAATTCTCCTGAAGTAGCTGTTAAAAAGCTATATCCTCAAAAAGAAGAGCAGGTGCActtagaaaataaggaaaatgaaccTACCAATTCTGAAGTAAGTTTGGATTATAATATCATGTTTCATTCAGTGACTGGACATTCTGAAGATCCCATTAAAGAAATAAACCTTCACAAAAAAGAGCACATGTACTTAGAAAATAAGAGTGTTTTTGAAACAGGTTTGGATTCTGGTATCTCTCTTCAGTCAGCGATGCACAAACCTGAAGTAATTGTCAAAGAAACATGGCTTCAAAGAGAAAAGTATACTGAATTCCAAGATAGAAGTGCTGAATTCAGTGGTTCAAAAACAAGTTTAGATTCTGGTGTCCCTCATTATTCAGTAACTGAACCTCAACTAGCTGttaacaaaaaaaacagaaagaagcaatGTGTTATAGAAAACAAGAATGATAAATGTAGTGGTTCTGAAATAATTCTGGATTCTAATATTCCACCTCAGTCAATGACTGACCAACCTCAACAAGCTTTTTTGAGGGAAGAGTATGTTAATCTGAAGGACAGAAACAGCAAATCAAGTGAttctaaaataacttttaattctGAACAACTTCAGGAAGCAGTTaaaaaaatagaccaatggaaggaAGAGGTTATTGGCCTGAAAAATAAGATTAATCAACCTAATACTTCTAAATCAATACATGATTCTGATGTTTCTGTCCAGTCTGTGGCTGACCAACCCCAAGTAGCTATTAAACATGTAAACCTTGGGAATGAAAACCATATGTACTTGGAAGTTAAGAACAGCCAACATAGTTGTTCTGAAATGAATGTGGATTCTGATTTCTTGGTTCAGTCAGTAGTCAGTCGACCTCAAGTAACTGTTTTAGAGCAGGAGCAGATTGAACTAGAAGATAAGCACAATCAATGTTGTAGTTCTGAAGTAAGTTTTGATTCTGATGACCCTCTTCAGTCAGTAGCTGACCGGCTGAGAGAAACTGTTAAAGAAATAAGCCTTTGGAAGGATGAAGATGTTGACATGGAAGATAGGAGGGATGAAGCTAAGGGTTTTGAAATTATGTATGATTCTGATGTTCTTCAGTCAGTGGCTGCCCAACCTGAAGAAGTAGTTAAAGAGGCTGGACTTTGGAAAGAGCATGCTGACTTGAAAAATAAGATTGTCAAACCTACTGattccaaaataaattttgattctCATGAACCCCTTCAGTCCATGACTAGTAACATTCAAGGGGTCAATCAAGAATTAAATCTTTTGGTGGAGGAACATGTTTGTCTGGATGAGAAGAGCTATGCACCCCGtgattctgaaataatttatgtttCAAATATCCCTCTTCAGTCAGTGATTAAACAGCCACACGTTTTGGAAGGGGAGCATGCCAATCTGGAAGATAAGAGCAGTGATTCTTGCAGTCCTGAAGAAGGTTCTGATTTCAGTGACTCTTTTCAGACAGTAGCTGATGGACTTCAAAAATCTGTCAAAGAAATAAATCTTTGGAAGGAAGACCATATTTACCTGGAAGATAAGAGCTATAAACTAGGTGATTTTGATGTAAGTTGTACTTCTCATATTCCTGTTCAGTTTGTGACTGATCAATCTTCTGTGTCTGTTGAAGAAATAAACTTACAAAAGAAGGATCATAATGATCTAGAAAAGAAGAACTGTAAAACCTGTGgttctgaaataaaatgtgattctTGTGTTCGTCTTCAGTCAAAAGTTGATCAACCTCAAGTGACTTACAAAGAGGCAGACCTTCAGAAGGAAGAACATGTTGTCATGGAAGAAAAGACTGATGAACCTATGGATTCAGAAATGATGTATGATTCTGATGTTCCTTTTCAAATAGTAGTTAACCAATTTCAAGGGTCAGACAAAGAAACACAGCTTCCAAAGGTGGTACTTGTGAATGTGATGCCCAGTGATGGTGATTATGAAGTAATTTCAGATGATACTCCCCTTCAGTTAGTGACTGACCCACCTCAATTGACTGTCAAAGATATCAACTGTATAAATTCAGAATGTATGGATATAGAAGATAAGAGTTGTGACTCTTTTGGCTCTGAAGTCAGATGTAGTTGTAAAGCCTCTTCTCCCTCAACGACAAGCCAATGCAAAGAgactttcaaaataataaaccGGAAGAAAGACTATATTATTCTGGGAGAGCCAAGTTGTCAGTCTTGTGGTTCTGAAATGAATTTTAATGTTGATGCCTCTAATCAGTCCATGACTTATGAGTCACAAGAACCGGATAAGAAAATGGTGAAATATATTGACTCAGAAGATAATAACTGTGGATATAATGGCTCTAAAGGAAAATTTAATTTGGAAGATACTTCTCATCGAAAGACTCACCGAATGCAGAAAGCTCACAAAGAAGCCAACCTTTGGAAAGATCCAAGAAATGCTAGCCTAAAGAGTAAGAGCTGTCAATCTAGTGCTTCTGCAGTGGATTTTGGTGACTCTTCTAAGTCAGCGCTCCATAGAAGGGCtgataaaagaaaactttcaaagtTAAAACATGGAGATCTAGAAAGTGTGAGCCGTGAACTGGTTGATTTTGAGATGAATTTTCAGTGTGCTCCCCCTCTTCCGTCTGATACTCATCAGCCTCAAGAAACTGTTAAGAAAAGACATCCTTGCAGGAAGGTATCTTTTgacctgaaagaaaagaactgtgaTTCCCAGCCAAGCTCTGTTCCTGAGGTTGATTCTGTAAGGAACCTGAAAAAAGCAAAGGACATCATAGAAGAAAATTCTGATGAACCAGTTCTTGAAGCCTTACCTCATGTACCTCCTTCATTTGTGGGGAAAACATGGTCTCAGATAATGAGAGAAGATGACTTAAAAATTAATGCTCTTGTGAAGGAGTTTAGGGAAGGCCGTTTCCACTGTTACTTTGATGATGACTGTGAGACCACAAAagtttttccaaagaagaaaagggtTACCTGGGCTGACTTGAAAGGTAAGGAGGACACTGCACCAATTCAAGCTCTGTCCGAGAGTGATGATACTGTACGTGGTAGTTCAGATATTGATGACTTGTCAGTGGCCTTCGATCAACCATGCCATCATCATCCTCCAGCAGAGAATCCTTCTACACAAAAGTGGCCTGTGGCTTCTGAATGCCAGACAGCGAACATCAGCCATAGTACTCAAACCAGTTGTAAGAATTACCCagtgttgaaaagaaaaataattagacaAGAGGAAGACCCACCAAAAAGTAAGTGTTCACGTTTACAGGATGacagaaaaaccaaaaagaatgTCAAAATTGGGACAAAAGTTGAGTTTCCTGCATCGTGTACTAAAGTTTTGAAGCCTATGCAACCCAAAGCCTTAGtttgtgttctttcttctttaaatattaaactgAAGGAGGGTGAAGGCCCCCAGTTCCCTAAAATGAGGCATCATAGTTGGGATAATGATATTcagtttatatgcaaatataaacgGAATATCTTTGATTATTTTGAGCCCTTGATTAAGCACATTGTAGTTAATGTAGTAGTACCTCCCCTGAATGTAGTAGTACCCGAGGTTGAGAGGCATAACTgggttaaaattcattttaataggaGCAACCTAAACTCCAGCGCAGGAGATAATGATGCTGATGGACAAAGCTCTGCTTCAGTGCCTTTAATGGCAGCGCCAGCAAGATATGGATTTAATTCACATCAGAGAACCAGTGACTCTTCTCTGTTTCTGGAAGAATCAAAGGTTCTGCAGGTTCGTGAGGTTCCAAAGAAAAGTAATTTCCAgctaacatttttaaatcatgatgttgtaaaaaatcatttaaattatcCAGAATCAGTTAGAACTAAATTTTTGGgaagtaaaagtaaaaagaaaattcatgaaaAGAAGGTGACAGCTAGTGGTAGAAAGCTAGGTTTTCCCAAAAAGGTTAGTAAACCaattatttctcagaaaaaaaccagaaaagctTCAGAGAAACAATCACCTTCAATTTGGACCAAACCAAGTGAGGTAATTAGAAAGTATATGTCAAAATACTCAGCCTTTTTATATCATAGATGTCAGTCTAGGTATGCTTTTTTTGGAATGTATCCAAAGAAGGAAACTGTTATCAGTAGGctaaagaaggcaaagagaacagCTAACGTGCTTTCACACTCCTCAGTTCCACCAGCTGGTGCTGAAGAACTGTCAGGCGCTATCGCAAATCCTCCTCCGAAGCTACCTGTGCATTCTTCTAGACGTGCATGTTCTTCTAGACCTGCGCCGCCTTCTAGACCTGCGCCACCTTCTATACCTGCGCTTTCTTCTAGACCTGCACCTTCTTCTAGACCTGCGTGTTCTTCTCGACCTGCGCGTTCTTCTCGACCTGTGCGTTTTTCTAGCCGCATTGcgaaaagggaggaggagaagaggagtgAAAAATGCCAGAGCCAAAAGAAAACTTCTTCTGGACCCGTGAGAGCATATAATCTGAGAAGTTCATCTTGTTCACAACCTTGTGAAAGAATGATGACTCGGCTAGCAAACAAATTGAGAGGTAATGAGGTAAAATAG